The proteins below come from a single Halothiobacillus neapolitanus c2 genomic window:
- a CDS encoding nitric oxide reductase activation protein NorD, producing the protein MDNTLSQDPQLQVYWTKLDTRFPLAEAVFEDCMTEALASLSPEGIDAYLEAARVIGKLGRGVEPLLAFMEEWPATAIAVGESALPAVMDTVRVMQKSPNGRAIDPFIRTLAPVARRLQSVELLQEYLDITQELMGRTTGSIHGHHTTFPSPGLPDFLAQAPNLLSQLTLSGMKNWVDYGVRNYNNHPERQKDYFSLRSADSRAVLQRERHGTLLVDNERNLDLYLRALWQDSEQLVPYSTAFDEIRKPIPYYDKLGIRLPDVCDDSNGVRGIDRYRAMLAHIVGHRRWSEAQIADNWSPFQRMAVEFFEDCRVDTLLIREYPGLRRLFLAMHPNPQENACDPETTSCLRHRLVMMSRALLDPNHGYKDANLNEFAARFHALMEQPTTTTNEVALLALSYVARTRRQSDQFSKVHFDNTVVEYRDDNRQLWKFIEAGDEEEAFDEQRKIKPQEVQGLPPRHYPEWDYVSQSYRPDWVSVYEALHPSGNAADIDSLLQKNAALAKQLKKMLDALKPQDKVRIRYQEEGSELDLDVAIRSLIDYKSGANPDPRINMSHRTNGRSIAVMLLLDLSESLNEKVAGSEQSILELSQEAVSLLAWAIDKLGDPFAIAGFHSNTRHEVRYQHIKGYSERWDDEVKARLAKIEAGYSTRMGAAMRHAAHYLSAQKADKKLMLILTDGKPSDVDTSDDRLLIEDARQAVKELDQLGIFPYCISLDASLKAGDDDYVREIFGQQYTIIDHIERLPERLPQLFIALTK; encoded by the coding sequence ATGGATAATACGCTTTCCCAAGATCCGCAACTCCAGGTCTATTGGACAAAGCTCGACACCCGGTTTCCCCTGGCCGAAGCAGTCTTCGAAGACTGCATGACCGAGGCGCTTGCGTCTCTCAGTCCCGAAGGGATCGACGCCTATCTCGAAGCCGCCCGCGTGATTGGCAAACTTGGCCGTGGGGTGGAACCGCTGCTGGCGTTCATGGAAGAATGGCCCGCAACCGCCATAGCGGTGGGTGAATCCGCACTCCCGGCCGTTATGGACACCGTCCGCGTCATGCAAAAATCGCCCAATGGCCGGGCCATTGATCCGTTTATCCGCACACTCGCACCAGTTGCGCGCCGGTTGCAATCGGTTGAACTGCTTCAAGAATATCTGGATATCACGCAGGAATTGATGGGGCGAACCACCGGGTCGATCCACGGTCATCACACGACATTCCCAAGCCCCGGATTGCCTGATTTTCTGGCCCAAGCACCGAATCTGCTCAGCCAACTCACACTCTCGGGAATGAAGAACTGGGTCGACTATGGCGTCCGCAACTACAACAATCATCCCGAACGCCAGAAGGATTATTTTAGCCTGCGATCCGCGGACAGCCGCGCCGTGCTGCAACGCGAACGGCATGGCACGCTTCTGGTCGATAACGAGCGAAATCTTGATTTATATTTGCGAGCCCTGTGGCAAGACAGCGAGCAACTGGTGCCCTATTCCACCGCATTTGATGAAATTCGCAAACCCATTCCCTATTACGACAAACTCGGCATTCGACTGCCGGATGTTTGCGACGACAGCAACGGAGTCCGTGGCATTGATCGTTATCGAGCCATGCTTGCCCACATCGTTGGGCACCGTCGCTGGTCAGAAGCACAGATCGCTGATAACTGGAGCCCCTTCCAACGCATGGCGGTCGAGTTTTTCGAAGACTGCCGTGTCGACACCCTGTTGATTCGCGAATACCCCGGCCTACGCCGCTTATTCCTCGCGATGCATCCGAACCCGCAAGAAAATGCCTGCGACCCAGAGACCACATCCTGCCTGCGCCACCGGCTGGTAATGATGTCACGAGCCCTGCTCGACCCGAATCACGGATACAAGGATGCCAACCTCAATGAATTTGCGGCGCGTTTCCACGCACTCATGGAACAGCCGACCACGACCACCAACGAAGTCGCCCTCCTAGCACTGAGCTATGTCGCCAGAACGCGGCGCCAGAGCGATCAATTCTCCAAGGTGCATTTCGACAATACCGTTGTCGAATACCGTGACGACAATCGCCAATTGTGGAAATTCATCGAAGCGGGCGATGAGGAAGAAGCCTTCGATGAACAGCGCAAAATCAAACCACAGGAAGTCCAAGGCCTGCCGCCACGTCATTATCCCGAGTGGGATTACGTGAGTCAGAGCTACCGCCCGGATTGGGTTAGTGTCTATGAAGCTTTGCATCCCAGTGGAAACGCAGCCGATATCGACAGCCTGCTGCAAAAGAATGCCGCGCTTGCCAAGCAGCTCAAAAAAATGCTCGACGCGCTCAAGCCGCAGGACAAGGTACGTATTCGCTATCAAGAAGAAGGCAGTGAACTTGATCTCGACGTCGCCATCCGCTCGCTGATCGACTACAAGAGCGGCGCAAATCCCGACCCCAGAATCAATATGAGCCACCGTACCAACGGTCGCAGTATCGCGGTCATGCTGCTGCTCGATCTGTCGGAATCACTCAACGAAAAGGTGGCGGGTAGTGAACAAAGCATCCTTGAACTCAGTCAGGAAGCCGTATCGCTTCTGGCCTGGGCCATCGACAAACTCGGCGACCCCTTCGCCATTGCCGGTTTTCATTCCAATACCCGTCACGAAGTACGTTATCAGCACATCAAAGGCTACAGCGAACGCTGGGACGACGAAGTTAAAGCCCGTCTGGCGAAAATAGAAGCTGGTTACTCAACCCGTATGGGTGCAGCTATGCGCCACGCAGCCCATTACCTCAGCGCCCAGAAAGCAGACAAGAAACTCATGCTGATCCTGACCGACGGCAAGCCTTCGGACGTGGATACTTCTGATGATCGGCTTTTGATTGAAGATGCGCGTCAAGCGGTTAAGGAACTCGACCAGCTGGGGATTTTCCCCTATTGCATCAGTTTGGATGCCAGTCTGAAAGCAGGTGATGACGATTATGTGCGCGAGATTTTCGGGCAGCAGTACACAATCATCGACCATATTGAACGCCTGCCCGAACGCTTACCGCAGCTGTTCATTGCATTGACCAAATAA
- a CDS encoding GDCCVxC domain-containing (seleno)protein: MEQSIITTSIITCPHCGFAQQETMPTDACQWFYECTQCHELLRPQPGDCCVFCSYGSVPCPPIQISGKGSCGCHG; the protein is encoded by the coding sequence ATGGAGCAATCAATCATCACAACCTCCATTATCACCTGTCCGCATTGCGGCTTTGCGCAACAAGAAACCATGCCTACAGACGCTTGCCAATGGTTTTATGAATGCACGCAATGTCACGAGTTGCTACGCCCTCAGCCGGGTGATTGCTGTGTCTTCTGCTCCTATGGCAGCGTTCCGTGCCCCCCCATCCAAATTTCCGGAAAAGGAAGCTGCGGCTGCCATGGATAA
- a CDS encoding CbbQ/NirQ/NorQ/GpvN family protein has product MTDKDQYKIQDEPFYQQQTNEVALYEAAYRNRLPVMVKGPTGCGKSRFVEYMAWKLGKPLITVACNEDMTASDLVGRYLLDEGGTRWLDGPLTTAARIGAICYLDEIVEARQDTTVVIHPLTDHRRTLPLDKKGELIHAHPDFQLVISYNPGYQTLMKDLKQSTKQRFTAFDFDYPDAALETEIVAKETGLDADTVAKLVKIGNVARNLKGHGLDEGISTRLLVYAATLIKDSVSPQDACRMALVRPITDDIDIRETLDHAIDATFA; this is encoded by the coding sequence ATGACCGATAAAGATCAATACAAAATTCAAGATGAACCCTTTTATCAGCAGCAGACCAACGAAGTCGCCCTTTACGAAGCCGCTTATCGGAATCGTCTGCCCGTCATGGTCAAGGGTCCGACCGGTTGCGGCAAATCCCGATTTGTCGAGTACATGGCCTGGAAGCTGGGCAAACCGCTAATTACCGTTGCCTGTAATGAGGACATGACGGCATCCGACCTCGTGGGTCGCTATCTGCTCGACGAAGGCGGCACACGTTGGTTGGACGGCCCGCTGACAACAGCGGCGCGCATCGGGGCCATCTGCTATCTCGACGAAATCGTTGAAGCGCGTCAGGACACCACGGTGGTGATCCACCCGCTTACCGACCATCGTCGCACTCTGCCACTCGACAAAAAGGGCGAATTGATCCATGCCCATCCAGATTTCCAATTGGTGATTTCCTATAATCCCGGCTATCAAACGTTGATGAAGGATTTGAAACAATCCACCAAGCAGCGCTTTACCGCTTTCGATTTTGATTATCCGGATGCCGCACTGGAAACCGAGATCGTGGCAAAGGAAACCGGTTTAGATGCTGATACGGTCGCCAAGTTGGTGAAAATCGGCAACGTGGCCCGCAATCTGAAAGGTCACGGTCTTGACGAAGGCATTTCAACCCGTCTGCTTGTTTATGCAGCAACCCTGATCAAGGACAGTGTGTCGCCACAAGACGCCTGCCGCATGGCGCTGGTTCGCCCAATCACCGATGACATCGACATTCGTGAAACGCTGGATCATGCGATCGACGCAACCTTTGCCTAA
- a CDS encoding ribulose-bisphosphate carboxylase — MDQSARYADLSLKEEDLIAGGKHILVAYKMKPKAGHGYLEASAHFAAESSTGTNVEVSTTDDFTKGVDALVYYIDEATEDMRIAYPMDLFDRNVTDGRMMLVSVLTLIIGNNQGMGDIEHAKIHDIYFPERAIQLFDGPSKDISDMWRILGRPIENGGYIAGTIIKPKLGLRPEPFAAAAYQFWLGGDFIKNDEPQGNQVFCPLKKVLPLVYDSMKRAQDETGQAKLFSMNITADDHYEMMARADFGLETFGPDADKLAFLVDGFVGGPGMITTARRQYPNQYLHYHRAGHGMITSPSAKRGYTAFVLAKISRLQGASGIHVGTMGYGKMEGEGDDRNIAYMIERDEAQGPVYFQKWYGMKPTTPIISGGMNALRLPGFFENLGHGNVINTAGGGSYGHIDSPAAGAISLKQAYECWKAGADPIEFAKEHKEFARAFESFPKDADAIFPGWREKLGVHK; from the coding sequence ATGGATCAGTCCGCACGTTACGCCGACCTCAGCCTGAAAGAAGAAGACCTGATTGCAGGTGGCAAGCACATTCTTGTCGCCTATAAAATGAAGCCGAAAGCGGGACATGGCTACCTTGAAGCATCTGCACACTTTGCAGCTGAATCTTCAACCGGCACCAACGTTGAAGTTTCAACCACTGACGACTTCACCAAAGGCGTTGACGCACTGGTTTACTACATCGACGAAGCCACTGAAGACATGCGGATTGCCTATCCGATGGACCTGTTCGACCGCAACGTCACTGACGGTCGCATGATGCTGGTATCCGTATTGACTTTGATCATCGGTAACAACCAGGGCATGGGCGACATCGAACACGCCAAAATTCACGACATCTACTTCCCAGAGCGGGCCATCCAGTTGTTTGACGGCCCGTCTAAAGACATATCCGACATGTGGCGCATCCTGGGTCGTCCGATCGAAAACGGCGGTTACATCGCTGGCACCATCATCAAGCCCAAGCTGGGCTTGCGCCCGGAGCCGTTTGCCGCTGCTGCTTACCAGTTTTGGCTGGGTGGCGACTTCATCAAGAACGATGAACCACAAGGCAACCAGGTATTCTGTCCATTGAAGAAAGTTCTGCCGCTCGTTTACGACTCAATGAAGCGTGCTCAGGACGAAACCGGTCAGGCTAAACTGTTCTCCATGAACATCACTGCTGACGATCACTACGAAATGATGGCCCGTGCCGATTTCGGGCTGGAAACTTTCGGCCCAGACGCCGACAAATTAGCCTTCCTCGTTGACGGTTTTGTTGGCGGTCCAGGCATGATCACGACTGCTCGTCGTCAATATCCCAACCAGTACCTGCACTATCACCGTGCCGGTCACGGCATGATCACTTCACCTTCTGCCAAACGTGGTTACACAGCGTTCGTTCTGGCGAAGATCTCCCGTCTGCAAGGGGCTTCCGGTATCCACGTGGGCACCATGGGCTACGGCAAGATGGAAGGCGAAGGCGATGACCGCAACATCGCATACATGATCGAGCGTGATGAAGCACAAGGTCCGGTGTACTTCCAGAAGTGGTACGGCATGAAGCCAACTACGCCGATCATCTCCGGCGGCATGAACGCGCTGCGTTTGCCAGGCTTCTTCGAGAACTTGGGCCACGGCAACGTGATCAACACCGCTGGTGGTGGTTCTTACGGCCACATCGACAGCCCAGCGGCTGGCGCCATTTCACTCAAACAAGCGTACGAGTGCTGGAAGGCCGGTGCCGATCCGATCGAGTTCGCCAAGGAGCATAAAGAGTTTGCTCGTGCATTCGAATCGTTCCCGAAAGATGCCGACGCGATCTTCCCGGGCTGGCGCGAGAAGCTGGGCGTTCACAAGTAA
- a CDS encoding LysR family transcriptional regulator, whose amino-acid sequence MRRLTLRQLVVFEAVARHLSFSKAAIELHLSQPGVSMQVRQIESFVGLPLTEQVGKKIFLTEAGRNVQHAAKNISAQLTDLGNALARLKGVEEGQLNIAVTSTVNAVATEILAGFRSRYPKVSIHLEVSNRAEVLNLLSENRIDLAIMGQVPDGLGLEATQFMDNPLVVIAPIDHPWVGRTDIPIAELANESFLVREDGSGTQGAMVRFFSARELKIHQSMQMNSNEAIKMAVQAGLGLGIISKQTLEMELMLERLAVLSVEGFPIMRHWFIVHRSDKLLSPVASAFKTYLLAESATLVQ is encoded by the coding sequence TTGCGCCGACTTACCTTGCGTCAATTGGTGGTCTTTGAGGCCGTTGCCAGACATCTGTCTTTCTCCAAGGCAGCTATTGAGCTTCACTTGAGTCAACCGGGTGTTTCCATGCAGGTTCGCCAGATCGAATCGTTCGTAGGGCTCCCGCTCACCGAGCAGGTTGGGAAGAAGATATTCCTGACCGAAGCGGGAAGAAATGTGCAGCACGCGGCCAAAAATATTTCTGCACAGCTGACCGACTTGGGGAATGCTCTGGCAAGACTCAAAGGCGTAGAGGAAGGGCAATTGAATATTGCGGTGACCTCTACGGTGAATGCGGTCGCGACAGAAATCCTCGCCGGATTCCGCAGTCGATATCCCAAGGTGTCGATTCACCTCGAAGTATCCAACCGGGCTGAAGTATTGAATCTATTGTCTGAAAATCGGATTGACTTGGCCATTATGGGGCAGGTACCCGATGGGTTGGGCTTGGAGGCGACGCAGTTTATGGATAACCCGTTGGTTGTGATCGCGCCCATTGATCACCCCTGGGTCGGACGAACTGATATTCCAATCGCTGAACTCGCGAATGAATCCTTTCTTGTCCGAGAGGATGGTTCGGGTACACAAGGCGCCATGGTGCGTTTCTTTTCAGCTAGAGAATTGAAAATCCACCAAAGCATGCAAATGAACAGTAACGAGGCGATCAAAATGGCCGTTCAGGCTGGATTGGGCCTGGGGATCATCTCAAAGCAGACATTGGAAATGGAATTGATGCTAGAACGTCTGGCTGTCCTTTCTGTAGAAGGATTTCCGATCATGCGTCATTGGTTTATCGTGCATCGCAGCGACAAGCTCCTGTCACCCGTGGCATCGGCTTTCAAGACCTACCTATTGGCCGAGTCGGCCACCCTCGTGCAGTGA
- a CDS encoding dicarboxylate/amino acid:cation symporter, with translation MSATKKLSLTSKVLIGMGLGIAIGLLINMTGLNVKGGFVNTYVVDGLFYVMGKLFINALKMLVVPLVFFSLLSGVCGIGNLKILGRVGTKSFALYILTTAIAIAVAIIIATSAHIGLGMNLAADTSFTTQTAPPLTEVLIGIIPTNPLAAMAQGQMLPLIFFTILLGVSIVMVGTKAKGIVAGIEVANEIMMKMVTLVMVVAPYAVFALIAKSMAELGLDLLGQLAGYVIVLVSALLVHLFFTLMIILKTFSGLSPREFMRKIREAQIFAFSTASSNATIPVTLRVITEKMGVDNSVASFTVPFGATINMDGTAIMQGVATVFIANIYGIDLGITGYLTVIMMSVLASIGTAGVPGVGLIMLSMVFYQVGLPVEGIGLILGVDRLMDMIRTAVNISGDAVVSAIVANSEQKLDQKTYNDPQAGLFTQAQDLEIDHNDEKELAKIIQTAHDRR, from the coding sequence ATGAGTGCTACTAAAAAATTAAGCCTGACCAGCAAGGTACTAATCGGCATGGGGCTCGGCATTGCCATCGGCCTGTTGATCAATATGACTGGGCTTAATGTCAAAGGTGGCTTCGTCAACACCTACGTGGTGGATGGCTTGTTCTACGTGATGGGCAAGTTGTTTATCAATGCGCTGAAAATGCTTGTAGTGCCGTTGGTTTTCTTTTCTCTACTCAGTGGCGTTTGCGGCATTGGCAACCTCAAGATACTTGGGCGCGTCGGAACCAAGTCATTCGCACTTTATATCCTCACGACTGCCATCGCCATCGCGGTTGCCATAATCATTGCAACCTCTGCCCATATTGGCCTTGGCATGAACCTGGCCGCCGATACCAGCTTCACGACACAAACCGCGCCACCACTCACCGAAGTACTCATCGGCATAATTCCAACGAACCCACTAGCAGCTATGGCGCAAGGCCAGATGCTGCCTTTGATCTTCTTCACCATTTTGCTCGGGGTCAGCATCGTCATGGTCGGCACCAAGGCAAAGGGTATTGTTGCGGGTATCGAGGTGGCAAACGAAATCATGATGAAGATGGTCACGCTGGTCATGGTTGTGGCGCCCTACGCCGTTTTTGCACTCATTGCCAAATCCATGGCCGAATTGGGCCTCGATTTGCTTGGCCAGCTGGCAGGCTACGTCATCGTGCTCGTTTCGGCCCTGCTGGTGCATTTATTCTTTACCTTGATGATTATCCTTAAAACCTTCTCGGGCCTGAGCCCGCGGGAGTTCATGCGCAAAATTAGAGAAGCACAGATTTTCGCGTTCAGCACAGCCAGTTCCAATGCCACGATTCCGGTGACGCTGCGTGTTATTACCGAAAAAATGGGGGTCGATAATTCGGTTGCCTCGTTTACCGTTCCTTTCGGCGCGACCATCAACATGGATGGCACGGCCATCATGCAAGGCGTTGCTACTGTATTTATCGCTAATATTTACGGTATCGATCTTGGCATAACCGGCTATCTCACCGTCATCATGATGTCGGTTCTCGCCTCCATCGGCACGGCTGGCGTGCCCGGCGTTGGGCTCATCATGCTCTCGATGGTGTTCTACCAAGTGGGCCTACCCGTCGAGGGTATCGGCCTGATTTTGGGCGTAGACCGTTTAATGGACATGATTCGAACGGCTGTGAATATCTCAGGCGATGCCGTTGTTTCAGCCATCGTTGCCAACAGCGAGCAGAAACTGGATCAGAAAACCTATAACGATCCGCAAGCGGGACTATTCACCCAAGCACAGGATCTTGAGATTGACCATAACGACGAAAAGGAACTCGCAAAGATTATTCAGACTGCACATGATCGGCGTTGA
- the urtE gene encoding urea ABC transporter ATP-binding subunit UrtE, translated as MLTLNAINQYYGGSHILNNINLSIDAGALVCLLGRNGVGKTTLMRSIMGMVALKSGDINFAGQDLSKASTEQRARAGIGFVPQGREIFPLLTVEENLKLALAGRRDKVRKIPAQIYDLFPVLQEMRYRRGGDLSGGQQQQLAIGRALVLDPKILLLDEPTEGIQPNIVVEIGEVLRRLNQELGLAVLLVEQKLPFARQVADHFVIMERGEIQATGAMGTLDDALIGQYLTV; from the coding sequence ATGCTCACACTGAATGCCATTAATCAATACTATGGCGGCAGCCATATCCTGAACAATATCAACCTCTCGATCGATGCCGGGGCGCTGGTATGCCTGCTGGGTCGCAATGGTGTCGGCAAAACCACGCTCATGCGTTCAATTATGGGCATGGTTGCGCTAAAAAGCGGCGATATTAACTTTGCTGGACAAGATCTTTCCAAGGCATCGACAGAGCAACGCGCACGGGCCGGTATTGGCTTTGTGCCACAGGGCCGAGAAATTTTCCCGCTGCTCACCGTAGAAGAAAACCTCAAACTTGCCCTGGCCGGACGACGCGACAAGGTGCGTAAAATCCCGGCACAAATATATGACCTGTTCCCGGTATTGCAGGAAATGCGCTATCGGCGTGGGGGCGATCTCTCCGGTGGCCAGCAGCAACAGTTAGCCATTGGCCGAGCACTGGTGCTCGACCCGAAAATCCTGCTGCTGGATGAACCTACCGAAGGCATCCAGCCTAATATCGTGGTTGAAATCGGTGAGGTGTTGCGCCGCTTGAATCAGGAGCTGGGTCTGGCTGTTTTACTCGTGGAGCAGAAACTACCCTTTGCCCGTCAGGTTGCCGACCACTTCGTGATTATGGAGCGCGGAGAAATTCAAGCCACTGGGGCGATGGGCACACTCGACGATGCGCTTATCGGCCAGTATCTGACGGTTTGA
- the urtD gene encoding urea ABC transporter ATP-binding protein UrtD: MLSAPNESEIIGDRVANPIPGQPDVTHGAILYLEDVTLSFDGFKALNKLNLTLDDGELRCIIGPNGAGKSTMMDVITGRRKPDSGQVFFGQNIELLKLAEHDIANGMVGRKFQRPTVFEALTVAENIELTLLGKRAPWQVLKARSTPAEQTRIDEVLTTIGLIGLRHQLAGILSHGQKQWLEIGMLLAQNPRILLVDEPVAGMTGEEMARTAELLVSLAGERTVVVVEHDMAFVRKIARTVTVLHQGSVLAEGSLGSVQSNPKVIEVYLGETPCSH; encoded by the coding sequence ATGTTATCTGCTCCGAACGAAAGCGAGATCATCGGTGATCGCGTGGCAAACCCGATCCCCGGCCAACCGGATGTCACCCACGGGGCGATCCTCTATCTGGAAGATGTCACGTTGAGTTTCGATGGGTTCAAAGCCCTTAATAAACTCAATTTGACACTCGATGATGGCGAGTTGCGCTGCATTATCGGCCCGAATGGTGCGGGCAAGTCGACCATGATGGATGTCATCACTGGGCGGCGAAAACCCGATTCTGGCCAAGTTTTTTTCGGCCAGAACATCGAACTGCTCAAACTGGCAGAGCACGATATTGCCAACGGCATGGTGGGGAGAAAATTCCAACGCCCAACAGTTTTCGAGGCACTGACCGTGGCGGAAAACATCGAACTTACCCTGCTGGGCAAGCGCGCGCCGTGGCAAGTGCTCAAGGCGCGCAGCACACCCGCAGAACAAACGCGTATCGATGAGGTGCTAACCACCATCGGCTTAATTGGGTTGCGCCATCAATTGGCCGGCATCTTATCGCACGGTCAGAAACAATGGCTTGAAATCGGCATGTTGCTCGCCCAAAACCCGCGCATTCTGTTGGTTGATGAACCTGTTGCGGGCATGACCGGTGAAGAAATGGCAAGAACAGCGGAATTGCTGGTCAGTTTGGCCGGAGAACGCACCGTCGTCGTTGTCGAGCACGACATGGCCTTCGTACGCAAAATCGCCCGCACCGTCACGGTTTTGCATCAAGGCAGTGTGCTGGCTGAAGGCAGCTTGGGCAGCGTGCAAAGCAATCCCAAAGTCATCGAAGTGTATCTGGGAGAAACACCATGCTCACACTGA
- the urtC gene encoding urea ABC transporter permease subunit UrtC: MLFKTLFAGHERGGLVVMLAIVLMLLWVSIGNLAVPASSPWHVSTYTVTILGKFLTYALLAVSIDLIWGYAGILSLGHGAFFALGGYAMGMYLMREIGDRGQYGNPDLPDFMVFLNWHELPWYWYGFDHFWFAALMVLLVPGILAGLFGWLAFRSKVSGVYFAIITQALTYALMLAFFRNEMGFGGNNGLTDFKDILGFPIAENGTRVGLFVASGIALILGYFIAQAIVRSRFGRVLVAIRDAEPRTRACGYPVARYKLVVFVISAMLAAVAGALYVPQVGIINPGEFSPLSSIEAVAWVATGGRGSLFGPIIGAFAVNYSKTQLTSLAPDLWPFVLGGLFILVTVFLPKGLISLLARRKKAHKPAADKPTTSPATDSKPEVL; the protein is encoded by the coding sequence ATGCTTTTCAAGACATTATTTGCAGGCCATGAACGGGGCGGCTTAGTCGTGATGCTGGCGATTGTGCTCATGTTGTTGTGGGTCAGTATCGGCAATCTGGCAGTGCCCGCGAGCAGCCCATGGCATGTTTCCACCTATACCGTGACTATCCTCGGCAAATTCCTCACCTATGCCCTGTTGGCCGTATCGATTGATTTGATCTGGGGTTATGCCGGCATTCTTTCGTTGGGGCATGGCGCATTCTTCGCACTCGGTGGCTACGCGATGGGCATGTACCTGATGCGTGAAATTGGTGATCGCGGCCAGTACGGCAATCCCGATCTGCCGGATTTCATGGTGTTTTTGAACTGGCATGAACTGCCGTGGTACTGGTACGGCTTCGATCATTTTTGGTTTGCCGCCCTGATGGTGCTGCTGGTGCCGGGCATCTTGGCTGGTTTATTCGGCTGGCTGGCGTTTCGCTCGAAAGTCTCCGGCGTGTATTTCGCCATCATTACCCAGGCGCTAACGTACGCACTCATGCTGGCTTTTTTCCGCAACGAGATGGGCTTTGGTGGCAATAATGGCCTAACGGATTTTAAAGATATTCTCGGGTTTCCCATCGCCGAAAATGGCACCCGCGTGGGCTTGTTTGTCGCCTCGGGTATTGCCCTGATCCTTGGCTACTTTATTGCCCAAGCCATTGTGCGCTCACGCTTCGGGCGGGTGTTGGTCGCGATTCGAGATGCCGAGCCGCGAACCCGCGCCTGCGGTTATCCGGTGGCACGATACAAACTGGTCGTGTTCGTGATTTCCGCCATGCTGGCCGCTGTTGCGGGCGCATTGTATGTGCCGCAGGTTGGCATCATCAATCCCGGCGAATTCTCGCCTTTATCGTCGATCGAAGCGGTTGCCTGGGTGGCAACCGGTGGTCGGGGCAGCCTGTTTGGCCCCATTATCGGTGCCTTCGCCGTCAACTACAGCAAAACACAACTCACTTCATTGGCACCGGATTTATGGCCGTTCGTGCTTGGCGGACTGTTCATTCTGGTCACCGTCTTTCTACCCAAAGGGCTGATCAGCTTGCTGGCGCGGCGCAAGAAAGCCCATAAGCCCGCAGCCGATAAACCGACAACGTCCCCAGCGACAGACAGCAAACCGGAGGTTCTGTAA